From a single Capsicum annuum cultivar UCD-10X-F1 chromosome 12, UCD10Xv1.1, whole genome shotgun sequence genomic region:
- the LOC107857028 gene encoding ribonuclease H2 subunit A, whose product MGSLGQLPIWGSKPCIMGIDEAGRGPVLGPMVYGCLYCASSYQKTLSTLQFADSKTLKEEKREELFEELKTNESIGWAVDVIDPRDLSAKMLKKNKINLNEISHNSAIGLVRKTLDLGVLLTEVYVDTVGDPEKYRVKLSEIFPAIKFVVAKKADSLYPVVSGASIVAKVTRDRALRDWVLDESAENMQRNFGSGYPGDPETKAWLDNHKHAVFGFPTLVRFSWGTCNAYSKDSVDVVWEADADEDESNGRASKRQVKLTDIGFTGVKRKSEDIESSGKGRCKFFQARKLELLAQF is encoded by the exons ATGGGTAGTTTGGGGCAGCTGCCAATTTGGGGGTCCAAGCCATGTATAATGGGTATTGATGAAGCTGGTCGCGGTCCTGTTTTAG GGCCAATGGTCTATGGATGCCTGTATTGTGCAAGCTCATACCAGAAGACTCTTTCCACTTTACAATTTGCAG ATTCAAAGACTTTGAAAGAAGAGAAGAGGGAAGAATTATTCGAGGAATTGAAAACAAATGAATCGATTGGATGGGCAGTTGATGTTATAGATCCTAGAGATCTCTCTGCCAAGATGTTAAAGAA AAACAAAATAAATCTTAATGAAATATCACATAATTCTGCGATTGGCCTCGTAAGGAAGACACTGGACCTTGGTGTTCTTTTAACTGAG GTTTATGTGGATACTGTTGGTGATCCTGAAAAGTATAGAGTGAAGCTATCTGAAATATTTCCAGCAATCAAATTTGTTGTTGCAAAAAAAGCTGACAGTCTTTACCCCGTCGTAAGTGGAGCTAGTATTGTTGCAAAG GTTACTAGGGACCGAGCCTTGCGGGATTGGGTGCTTGATGAATCTGCTGAGAACATGCAAAGGAACTTCGGATCTGGATATCCTGGAG ATCCTGAGACAAAAGCTTGGCTGGATAATCACAAGCACGCGGTTTTTGGGTTCCCAACCTTGGTCCGTTTCAGCTGGGGAACATGTAATGCATACTCCAAGGATAGTGTTGACGTAGTATG GGAAGCTGATGCCGATGAAGATGAATCCAACGGAAGAGCTAGTAAGCGGCAGGTGAAGCTAACAGATATTGGTTTCACAGGTGTAAAGAGGAAAAGTGAAGACATTGAGTCAAGTGGTAAAGGCCGTTGCAAATTCTTCCAAGCTCGTAAACTTGAGCTCCTCGCACAGTTTTGA
- the LOC124889327 gene encoding transmembrane protein 234 homolog: MVGEVEKMVTVGLVWGATNALMRKGAIKWDKTIKSLPKPNTPQHPIITTLKNWFKLVCIWQYMLPFILNLSASATFFAILSGDTPISLAVPVTNATTFAATAVFGLILGEETRVGLALFGTFLIVLGVYICVM, encoded by the coding sequence ATGGTTGGAGAAGTGGAAAAGATGGTAACAGTAGGCCTTGTTTGGGGAGCAACAAATGCCTTAATGAGAAAAGGGGCAATCAAATGGGACAAAACAATCAAATCATTACCAAAACCAAACACACCTCAACATCCAATTATCACAACTCTCAAAAATTGGTTCAAACTTGTTTGTATATGGCAATATATGTTGCCATTTATACTAAATCTATCTGCATCTGCTACATTTTTTGCTATACTAAGTGGTGATACACCAATTTCATTAGCTGTTCCTGTTACTAATGCAACAACTTTtgctgctactgctgtttttggATTGATTCTTGGTGAAGAGACACGTGTTGGCTTGGCTCTTTTTGGTACTtttcttattgttcttggtgtttatatttgtgttatgtaa